One window of the Streptomyces asoensis genome contains the following:
- a CDS encoding condensation domain-containing protein, which yields MFVLERSGPLQSGLCQVEWMHTVCEGWEPFPGPRVDVDLPDSVGERRIEEAVALLVARHEVLRTTFARDERGHAVQHVWRPERVRLRAPDDSLRAPFRIEEEWPLRAAVTQQSDGRKQLTLVMAHIAVDAWSMDILERDLRTILDAIARGDRPELPPVVHHPVDQARLERSERMRAVRTRNLRFWEEEFRRMPSGVFAVPVIPADVGYHHVVRDSTALGPALTRIRRRLPVPSVFLAATALAVSAVSGQDRIALATSWSSRASKPTRQMMGSVMRDLVLALDVPRDGRFLDVARSAVQASLRAARRSDFDVLELLEAEARAGRRRGARTHPGVFVNFHYDTQAAGADSDADAPPALSPLLAGGHTEYTHIPPAPSRAEPHVLYVSAAPGPGGRPRLFLSANEAVLTANGARDLLLLIERVLVRFADDPGLDCAPFLPNPGSRDGGWVTIDGSWADLRLIERALREHPGVTGARAFTDDGGSLCAAVTVTGPDTDALALRGFLLAKVGPRHALVVPDRFLVDGEPAGDGFGSERRSACPATDREQALHDAVVRANGLEEASMHDGYVEAGGRLAGVPDVLERLARQGLTGLRFDDFRLPCDLSALAARLSS from the coding sequence ATGTTCGTGCTCGAGCGCTCCGGCCCTTTGCAGTCGGGGCTGTGCCAGGTGGAGTGGATGCACACCGTGTGCGAGGGGTGGGAGCCGTTCCCGGGTCCTCGCGTCGACGTGGACCTTCCCGACTCCGTCGGCGAGCGGCGGATCGAGGAGGCTGTCGCCCTCCTCGTCGCCCGTCACGAGGTTCTGCGCACCACCTTCGCCAGGGACGAGCGCGGTCACGCGGTACAGCACGTGTGGCGCCCGGAGCGGGTACGGCTCCGGGCGCCGGACGACTCCCTGCGGGCACCGTTCCGCATCGAGGAGGAGTGGCCCCTCAGGGCCGCCGTCACACAACAGAGCGACGGGCGGAAGCAGTTGACTCTGGTGATGGCCCATATCGCCGTCGACGCCTGGTCGATGGACATCCTCGAGCGGGATCTGCGGACCATCCTCGACGCGATCGCGCGCGGTGACCGGCCGGAGCTGCCTCCCGTGGTCCACCACCCCGTCGACCAGGCACGACTGGAACGATCGGAGCGCATGCGGGCTGTCCGGACGCGGAACCTGCGCTTCTGGGAAGAGGAGTTCCGGCGCATGCCGAGCGGGGTGTTCGCCGTCCCGGTGATCCCTGCGGACGTCGGCTACCACCACGTCGTCCGGGACTCGACGGCGCTCGGCCCCGCACTCACCCGCATCAGGCGGCGACTGCCGGTGCCCTCCGTGTTCCTCGCGGCAACGGCCCTGGCCGTGTCCGCGGTGTCCGGGCAGGACCGTATCGCGCTCGCCACCTCGTGGTCGTCCCGGGCGAGCAAGCCCACGCGGCAGATGATGGGTTCTGTCATGAGGGACCTCGTTCTGGCCCTCGACGTACCCCGCGACGGCCGGTTCCTGGATGTGGCGCGGTCGGCGGTGCAGGCCAGTCTGCGGGCCGCGAGACGAAGCGACTTCGACGTCCTGGAGCTGCTGGAGGCCGAGGCGCGGGCGGGGCGCCGCAGAGGGGCGCGCACCCACCCGGGAGTGTTCGTCAACTTCCACTACGACACGCAGGCGGCGGGCGCGGACAGCGACGCCGACGCGCCGCCCGCCCTCTCCCCGCTGCTCGCCGGTGGCCACACGGAGTACACGCACATTCCGCCGGCGCCTTCCCGGGCCGAGCCGCACGTCCTGTACGTGTCGGCGGCTCCCGGTCCCGGGGGCCGTCCACGGCTCTTCCTGTCCGCCAACGAAGCCGTACTGACCGCGAACGGTGCCCGCGACCTACTGCTGCTGATCGAGCGCGTCCTGGTCCGGTTCGCCGACGATCCCGGTCTCGACTGCGCTCCGTTCCTGCCGAACCCCGGCTCCCGGGACGGCGGGTGGGTGACGATCGACGGGTCCTGGGCCGATCTCCGACTGATCGAGAGGGCTCTGCGGGAACACCCGGGGGTCACCGGGGCCCGGGCCTTCACCGATGACGGCGGTTCGCTGTGTGCCGCCGTCACCGTCACCGGTCCGGACACCGATGCCCTCGCGCTGCGCGGATTCCTGCTCGCCAAGGTGGGGCCGCGGCACGCCCTGGTCGTACCGGACCGCTTCCTGGTCGACGGCGAACCCGCCGGGGACGGCTTCGGATCCGAGCGCCGCTCCGCCTGCCCGGCCACGGACCGGGAACAGGCCCTGCACGATGCCGTGGTCCGGGCCAACGGCCTGGAGGAGGCGAGCATGCACGACGGGTACGTGGAGGCGGGCGGACGCCTGGCGGGCGTACCCGACGTGCTGGAACGGCTCGCCCGGCAGGGGCTCACCGGGCTGCGGTTCGACGACTTCCGGCTGCCCTGCGACCTTTCCGCGCTGGCGGCACGCCTGTCCTCGTAG
- a CDS encoding LysR family transcriptional regulator, translating to MPDRAREPEPEPDPVPAQMTDLDLRLVRYFTVVAEHGHFGRAAHALHLTQPSLSRQVQRLEQQLGVRLLDRTPRGTRLTEAGEVFLPRARALLGSAAEATARARAAAEPSRIVVGYLTAIIVTPAVRELRRRHPDADVRSLHLTWHESRQALLDRRVDAMVARLPFPTDGLHVTVLYDEPRVLVVPLDHRLAGKESVTVDDLAGEPMPRVRGSDPAWSAFWRLEPRPDGLPVPDGPYVDEVEDKFELVAAGQTVLVSAAASGFALRPDLTSVPLVGVEPSHVVLATRADDRGRLVTAFRKAARTHLTGGFVPPERAGH from the coding sequence ATGCCCGACCGTGCCCGAGAACCCGAACCCGAACCCGATCCCGTCCCCGCCCAGATGACCGATCTCGACCTGCGGCTGGTGCGCTACTTCACCGTCGTCGCCGAGCACGGGCACTTCGGTCGCGCCGCCCACGCCCTGCACCTCACCCAGCCGTCGCTGAGCCGCCAAGTGCAGCGTCTGGAGCAGCAGTTGGGCGTACGTCTGCTGGACCGCACCCCACGGGGCACGCGGCTCACGGAGGCGGGGGAGGTGTTCCTGCCCCGCGCCAGGGCGCTGCTGGGCTCGGCCGCCGAGGCCACCGCCCGGGCCCGCGCCGCCGCCGAGCCCAGCCGGATCGTCGTCGGCTACCTGACGGCGATCATCGTCACCCCCGCCGTACGCGAGCTGCGCCGCAGGCACCCCGACGCCGACGTCCGCAGCCTGCACCTGACGTGGCACGAGTCCCGCCAGGCCCTGCTCGACCGCAGGGTGGACGCCATGGTCGCCCGGCTGCCGTTCCCGACGGACGGGCTGCACGTCACCGTCCTCTACGACGAGCCCCGTGTGCTGGTCGTCCCCCTCGACCACCGGCTGGCCGGCAAGGAGTCCGTCACCGTCGACGATCTGGCCGGCGAACCCATGCCCCGGGTGAGGGGCTCGGACCCTGCCTGGAGCGCGTTCTGGCGCCTCGAACCGCGCCCCGACGGGCTCCCGGTGCCGGACGGGCCGTACGTGGACGAGGTCGAGGACAAGTTCGAACTCGTCGCGGCGGGACAGACGGTGCTGGTGTCGGCGGCCGCCTCCGGATTCGCCCTCCGTCCCGACCTCACCAGTGTTCCCCTCGTCGGCGTCGAGCCGAGCCATGTCGTCCTGGCGACCCGCGCCGACGACCGCGGCCGCCTGGTGACCGCCTTCCGCAAGGCCGCCAGGACACACCTCACGGGCGGCTTCGTGCCACCGGAGCGGGCCGGCCACTGA
- a CDS encoding carbamoyltransferase C-terminal domain-containing protein: MNAPPAGWHDAAACIVDGGGNVIAYSEQERHNRVRHAIGDGFNKPVGAARFCLEQAGITIDDVDVIAIGWNIDQMFPGFFADERELATHATGLDFPGRLPEIVRVPHHRAHAASAFYASPFSEAGVLVIDGNGENESTSIWSFSYGREPEPKRDWPRTASLGYAYDGASEWLGFHHLNAGKTMGLAAYGRALGLSVETLVDTDGGDLRPAIPPLPESRDSATIDEIGRHYGATVSSWRDLYAKLAGADGPGVPAHRLTEDPAAVLVAYTAQRLIEDAVTSLAATARQLTGVPELCLAGGVALNCSANGILPGAVFVPPVPHDAGVALGAAWTVCPPSRPGEAMSPYLGEDVRAHGVADTEVSGLLRTDFDPDQVTDLLLDGQVGAVAQGRAEIGPRALCHRSILAVPDSVEVSTRVNRIKHREQWRPFAGVTTPEYGSRLWERQEHLSRYMLGAARVTDEARRVAPGVVHVDGTTRPQVLAPGAAPVVEALLARLADRGAPPVLLNTSFNDKGEPIVNSAADALAAFRSMDLDFLVLDGTLYRKAPRSR; encoded by the coding sequence GTGAACGCCCCACCCGCCGGCTGGCACGACGCGGCCGCCTGCATCGTGGACGGCGGCGGAAACGTCATCGCCTACTCCGAGCAGGAGCGCCACAACAGAGTCCGCCATGCGATCGGTGACGGTTTCAACAAACCCGTCGGGGCCGCGCGGTTCTGTCTCGAGCAGGCGGGAATCACGATCGACGACGTCGACGTGATCGCCATCGGCTGGAACATCGACCAGATGTTCCCAGGGTTCTTCGCGGACGAGCGCGAGCTGGCCACGCACGCCACCGGCCTCGACTTCCCCGGACGGCTTCCCGAGATCGTCCGCGTCCCCCATCACCGGGCGCATGCCGCGTCCGCCTTCTACGCTTCGCCGTTCTCCGAGGCGGGCGTACTGGTCATCGACGGAAACGGCGAGAACGAGTCGACCAGTATCTGGTCGTTCTCCTACGGCCGCGAGCCCGAACCGAAGCGCGACTGGCCGCGCACCGCCTCCCTGGGGTACGCGTACGACGGCGCCTCGGAGTGGCTCGGCTTCCACCACCTGAACGCCGGCAAGACCATGGGGCTGGCCGCCTACGGACGGGCGCTGGGGCTTTCCGTGGAGACACTGGTCGACACCGACGGCGGTGACCTCCGGCCGGCGATCCCCCCGCTGCCGGAGAGCCGCGACAGCGCGACGATCGACGAGATCGGGCGCCACTACGGAGCCACGGTGTCCTCCTGGCGTGATCTCTACGCCAAGCTCGCCGGGGCCGACGGACCCGGCGTCCCGGCGCACCGGCTGACCGAGGACCCGGCGGCCGTGCTCGTCGCCTACACCGCGCAGCGCCTGATCGAGGACGCGGTGACGTCCCTCGCCGCCACGGCCCGACAACTGACGGGCGTGCCGGAACTCTGTCTGGCCGGAGGCGTGGCACTCAATTGCAGCGCCAACGGCATACTGCCGGGAGCCGTGTTCGTCCCGCCCGTCCCGCACGACGCCGGAGTGGCTCTGGGCGCCGCGTGGACGGTGTGTCCCCCGAGTCGGCCGGGCGAGGCGATGAGTCCCTATCTGGGCGAGGACGTCCGGGCACACGGCGTGGCGGACACGGAGGTGTCCGGTCTGCTCCGGACCGACTTCGACCCGGATCAGGTCACGGACCTCCTGCTCGACGGACAGGTGGGCGCGGTCGCCCAGGGAAGGGCCGAGATCGGCCCGCGCGCCCTGTGCCACCGCTCCATCCTCGCGGTGCCGGACTCGGTGGAGGTGTCCACCCGGGTCAACCGGATCAAGCACCGCGAGCAGTGGCGCCCGTTCGCCGGCGTCACCACCCCCGAGTACGGCAGCAGACTGTGGGAACGGCAGGAGCACCTCAGCCGCTACATGCTCGGCGCGGCCCGCGTCACCGACGAGGCTCGGCGGGTCGCTCCCGGTGTCGTGCACGTCGACGGCACCACCCGCCCGCAGGTCCTGGCTCCCGGTGCGGCCCCGGTGGTCGAGGCGCTGCTGGCGCGCCTCGCCGATCGCGGAGCGCCTCCGGTACTCCTCAACACGTCCTTCAACGACAAGGGCGAGCCCATCGTCAACAGCGCAGCCGACGCCCTCGCGGCGTTCCGCTCCATGGACCTGGACTTCCTCGTCCTGGACGGGACGCTCTACCGGAAGGCGCCCCGGTCGCGATGA
- a CDS encoding glycoside hydrolase family 16 protein produces MSATSGIPRRRRALVAVLSTLGLAAAAAAAVTLPANASAPTPPTGWTQVFVDDFTGAAGTGVNTSNWQYSTGTSYPGGPANWGTGEVETMTNSTSNVSLDGNGNLRITPLRDSAGRWTSGRIETNRTDFQPPSGGKLRVEARIQMPNVTGTAAEGYWPAFWALGAPYRGNYQNWPGVGELDIMENVQGLNKVWSTMHCGTNPGGPCNETTGIGNSVACPNTTCQSGFHTYSMEWDRSVSPEAIRFYVDGVNYHTVTANQVDATTWTNATNHGYFVILNVAMGGGFPDAFGGGLDGDTQPGHPMVVDYVQVLQAAGGGSGTTPPPSGSRDAYGTIQAESYDSHSGTVAETTTDTGGGQDIGSLANGDYALYKGVTFGSTAATQFSARVASGAAGGVSGLVEVRLDSRTATPVGSFAVANTGGWQSWRTIPANISSVTGTHDVYLTFTSGQPADFVNVNWFTFGH; encoded by the coding sequence ATGAGTGCAACCTCCGGCATACCCAGACGGCGACGCGCGCTCGTCGCCGTGCTCAGCACCCTCGGCCTGGCCGCCGCCGCCGCGGCGGCCGTCACCCTGCCCGCGAACGCCTCCGCGCCCACGCCCCCGACCGGCTGGACGCAGGTCTTCGTCGACGACTTCACCGGCGCCGCGGGCACCGGGGTGAACACCTCCAACTGGCAGTACAGCACCGGGACTTCGTATCCGGGCGGGCCTGCCAACTGGGGCACCGGCGAGGTCGAGACCATGACCAACAGCACCAGCAACGTCTCGCTCGACGGCAACGGCAACCTGCGCATCACCCCGCTGCGCGACTCCGCGGGCCGCTGGACCTCGGGCCGCATCGAGACCAACCGCACCGACTTCCAGCCCCCGTCCGGCGGCAAGCTGCGGGTGGAGGCCCGCATCCAGATGCCGAACGTGACCGGCACGGCGGCCGAGGGCTACTGGCCCGCGTTCTGGGCGCTCGGCGCGCCCTACCGCGGCAACTACCAGAACTGGCCGGGCGTCGGTGAGCTGGACATCATGGAGAACGTCCAGGGCCTGAACAAGGTCTGGTCGACGATGCACTGCGGCACCAACCCGGGCGGCCCGTGCAACGAGACCACCGGCATCGGCAACTCCGTCGCGTGTCCGAACACCACCTGCCAGTCCGGCTTCCACACCTACAGCATGGAGTGGGACCGCTCGGTGAGCCCCGAGGCGATCCGGTTCTACGTCGACGGCGTCAATTACCACACCGTCACGGCGAACCAGGTCGACGCGACGACATGGACCAACGCGACGAACCACGGCTACTTCGTGATCCTGAACGTCGCGATGGGCGGCGGCTTCCCGGACGCCTTCGGCGGCGGTCTGGACGGCGACACCCAGCCGGGCCACCCGATGGTGGTGGACTATGTGCAGGTGCTCCAGGCCGCGGGCGGTGGGAGCGGTACCACGCCCCCGCCGTCCGGCAGCCGTGACGCCTACGGCACGATCCAGGCCGAGTCGTACGACAGCCACTCCGGCACGGTCGCCGAGACGACCACCGACACGGGCGGCGGCCAGGACATCGGCTCCCTCGCGAACGGCGACTACGCGCTCTACAAGGGCGTCACCTTCGGTTCCACGGCGGCGACCCAGTTCAGCGCACGGGTCGCCAGTGGTGCGGCCGGTGGGGTCAGCGGACTGGTCGAGGTGCGCCTCGACAGCCGTACCGCCACGCCCGTCGGCAGCTTCGCGGTGGCCAACACCGGTGGCTGGCAGTCGTGGCGGACGATCCCGGCGAACATCAGCTCCGTCACCGGCACCCACGACGTCTATCTGACCTTCACCAGCGGCCAGCCGGCGGACTTCGTGAACGTCAACTGGTTCACCTTCGGCCACTGA
- a CDS encoding condensation domain-containing protein yields MTDTPVRHGPLQYGIAQQEWLYYRKHGRARHPRQCLWLDLPAGLPLEDAGGAVDLMVERHEVLRTIFPADAKGDPTQLVRPPAPVPLRRFDLSGDHPRTAGLDAFCDAPFDVFTAMPLRAAVILRDEGRRQLLLVIAHIAIDYRGQEVLREELTEVLLAAASGRPVALPPVECQPLDHALAEAAADDGRCLEHWRSVISAAPAGVFPTAVIPERVRYTRARLLSPALGEALHVIHRKHRLPLAPVFLTALTVCLAAVCRQPVIPVSYTWPAREPERTRRLVASVMRDIILNIDLSDAPSFEEAVHRTHEAMRLCARHSQYDVYALLQADSLINRQRGTWRRSALFVNLGPDPDAAWSRPAPEPAAADLRGLLRGSSVTVETGPEEHYDDFNLYMSLSVGERGCPEIFLAAHEAILAEPEVVGITRGIEAILVELASAGDLSAAEARRASGLTPRPVGEGWISRGGSWFHRGLTEDILRSHEGVATASARVEPDGTTAAYVDTRPGGPTSAELREFLLAHLDFRRALLVPERVVVSERAGARERIAREAVENAVERAVRASVEAANDLDGVDMSLSYVEAGGLLRRVPVVLARLRQQGVEGFVAGDFLRPCSLRALALLRPPSQVLARE; encoded by the coding sequence ATGACTGACACCCCCGTCCGGCACGGCCCCCTCCAGTACGGCATAGCCCAGCAGGAATGGCTGTACTACCGGAAGCACGGAAGGGCACGTCACCCACGTCAGTGCCTGTGGCTGGATCTGCCCGCCGGTCTGCCCTTGGAGGACGCCGGTGGGGCCGTCGACCTCATGGTGGAGCGGCACGAGGTGCTGCGGACGATTTTCCCCGCCGACGCCAAGGGAGATCCGACACAGCTGGTCCGGCCTCCGGCTCCCGTCCCCCTGCGGCGGTTCGACCTCTCCGGTGACCACCCCCGGACCGCGGGACTGGACGCCTTCTGCGATGCCCCGTTCGACGTGTTCACCGCGATGCCCCTGCGGGCCGCTGTGATCCTGCGGGACGAGGGGCGTCGGCAACTCCTGCTGGTCATCGCCCACATCGCGATCGACTACCGGGGACAGGAGGTCCTTCGCGAAGAGCTCACCGAGGTCCTGCTGGCGGCGGCGTCAGGCCGACCCGTGGCGCTTCCGCCCGTCGAATGCCAGCCGCTCGACCATGCCCTGGCGGAAGCGGCCGCCGACGACGGCAGGTGTCTCGAACACTGGCGGAGCGTCATCTCCGCCGCACCGGCGGGTGTCTTCCCCACCGCCGTCATACCGGAGCGGGTCCGCTACACGAGGGCGCGACTGCTGTCGCCGGCGCTCGGGGAGGCCCTCCACGTCATTCACCGCAAGCACCGTCTGCCGCTGGCGCCGGTATTCCTCACGGCTCTGACCGTCTGCCTCGCCGCCGTCTGCCGGCAGCCGGTCATCCCTGTGTCGTACACCTGGCCGGCACGCGAGCCCGAGCGTACGAGGAGACTCGTCGCGTCGGTGATGCGGGACATCATCCTGAACATCGACCTCTCGGACGCCCCCTCCTTCGAAGAGGCCGTGCACAGGACCCACGAGGCGATGCGGCTGTGCGCGCGGCACAGTCAATACGATGTCTACGCCCTCTTGCAGGCGGACTCCTTGATCAACCGTCAGCGCGGCACATGGCGCCGATCCGCCCTCTTCGTGAACCTCGGGCCCGACCCGGACGCGGCATGGTCCCGTCCGGCGCCCGAACCGGCCGCCGCCGATCTGCGGGGGCTGCTCCGCGGCAGTTCGGTGACGGTGGAGACGGGACCCGAGGAACACTACGACGACTTCAACCTGTACATGTCCCTGTCCGTGGGAGAGCGGGGCTGCCCCGAGATCTTCCTCGCGGCGCACGAGGCGATCCTCGCCGAGCCCGAGGTCGTCGGCATCACCCGGGGTATCGAGGCGATCCTCGTGGAACTCGCGTCGGCCGGCGACCTGTCGGCGGCCGAGGCACGGCGGGCGAGCGGTCTGACGCCACGGCCCGTCGGCGAGGGCTGGATCTCCCGCGGGGGATCGTGGTTCCACCGCGGGCTCACCGAGGACATTCTGCGCAGCCATGAGGGGGTGGCCACCGCGAGTGCGCGCGTGGAGCCGGACGGGACGACGGCCGCCTACGTCGACACCCGTCCCGGGGGCCCGACGTCGGCCGAACTCCGCGAGTTCCTCCTGGCGCACCTGGACTTCCGGCGTGCCCTGCTGGTGCCCGAGCGCGTCGTCGTCTCGGAGCGCGCCGGGGCCCGGGAGCGGATCGCCCGGGAGGCCGTGGAGAACGCGGTGGAACGAGCCGTCAGGGCGTCGGTGGAGGCGGCCAACGACCTTGACGGCGTGGACATGTCCCTCAGCTATGTGGAGGCCGGCGGCCTGCTGAGGCGCGTCCCCGTGGTTCTCGCCCGATTGCGGCAGCAGGGTGTGGAGGGCTTCGTCGCCGGTGACTTCCTGCGGCCGTGCAGCTTGCGCGCGCTCGCGCTGCTGCGACCGCCGAGCCAGGTGCTCGCCCGGGAATGA
- a CDS encoding ABC transporter permease: MLNGTLRVARFHLTLYRRTWRAGIFTGFLMPLLYLGVVGIGAGGYVEQEVEGLTFVRFLAPGLLAVVAFQTAAEETGFPLYAAIRLTNRYQRMLTAPLSLGQVLAGHLLFITIRAAVSAVVFCAVAALLGVFDSWLCLLLVPVAMLLALAAAAPLFAFTGRLTSSANLMTVSRLVVLPLSMFSGVFFPVGDLPAAVQPLVRISPLWHGVELCRGIAGEFTTGSGPAPLSLAGHLAVLVLWAAAGFALTLLVFRRHLAD; the protein is encoded by the coding sequence ATGCTGAACGGAACACTGCGTGTCGCGCGTTTCCACCTCACGCTCTACCGCAGGACCTGGCGTGCCGGCATCTTCACCGGCTTCCTCATGCCGCTGCTGTACCTGGGCGTCGTCGGGATCGGAGCGGGCGGCTATGTGGAACAGGAGGTCGAGGGCCTCACCTTCGTCCGGTTCCTGGCGCCCGGTCTCCTGGCCGTCGTCGCCTTCCAGACGGCCGCGGAGGAGACGGGCTTCCCCCTCTACGCCGCGATCCGGCTGACCAACCGCTACCAGCGGATGCTCACGGCTCCCCTCAGCCTGGGTCAGGTACTGGCGGGCCACCTGCTCTTCATCACCATCCGGGCGGCCGTGTCGGCCGTGGTCTTCTGCGCGGTGGCCGCACTGCTCGGTGTGTTCGACAGCTGGCTGTGCCTGCTGCTGGTGCCGGTGGCCATGCTGCTGGCGCTGGCGGCGGCGGCACCCCTCTTCGCCTTCACCGGCCGGCTCACCAGTTCGGCCAACCTCATGACCGTGTCCCGGCTGGTGGTACTGCCGCTGTCGATGTTCTCCGGGGTGTTCTTCCCGGTCGGAGACCTTCCGGCCGCCGTACAGCCACTGGTTCGGATCTCTCCCCTGTGGCACGGAGTCGAGCTCTGCCGCGGCATCGCCGGCGAGTTCACGACCGGCTCCGGCCCGGCGCCGCTGTCCCTCGCCGGCCACCTGGCGGTCCTTGTGCTGTGGGCGGCGGCCGGCTTCGCCCTGACGCTGCTGGTGTTCCGACGCCACCTCGCCGACTGA
- a CDS encoding ABC transporter permease yields the protein MPSSATAGAKFHRSSTFVLRGLMLNRRAWPNFVSTLLEPVILLLALGMGMGRLIGEVTVDGRIMSYEQFVAPAMLATAAVSGVVNETTYSFYAKLSQRLYEGYLATPLTVGELAAGETAWALLCGGIYSSAFLVSMAAFGLAPSWWILLALPGAALISLAFAAVSMAATTFMRRWEDFEQVSIWMFVMTMCSGTVFPIEAYPGWGQVIVRLTPLYQGVELLRDLSAGRLTPGTAGHVCYLLAMSVAGFMLARRRLSRLLAN from the coding sequence ATGCCGAGCTCCGCGACAGCGGGCGCGAAGTTCCACCGCTCCAGCACCTTCGTGTTGCGGGGGCTGATGCTGAACCGCCGTGCCTGGCCCAACTTCGTCTCCACGCTTCTGGAGCCGGTGATCCTGCTCCTCGCCCTCGGCATGGGCATGGGCCGGCTGATCGGCGAGGTCACCGTCGACGGCCGGATCATGAGCTACGAGCAGTTCGTCGCCCCGGCCATGCTGGCCACGGCAGCGGTCTCCGGCGTGGTCAACGAGACCACCTACTCCTTCTACGCCAAACTCAGCCAGCGGCTCTACGAGGGCTATCTGGCCACTCCGCTGACGGTCGGTGAACTGGCCGCGGGCGAGACCGCCTGGGCGCTGCTGTGCGGCGGGATCTACTCGTCGGCGTTCCTGGTCTCCATGGCGGCCTTCGGCCTGGCACCCTCGTGGTGGATTCTTCTGGCGCTGCCCGGTGCCGCACTGATCAGCCTCGCCTTCGCGGCCGTCAGCATGGCCGCGACCACGTTCATGCGCCGGTGGGAGGACTTCGAGCAGGTCAGCATCTGGATGTTCGTGATGACCATGTGCTCGGGAACGGTCTTTCCCATCGAGGCCTACCCGGGCTGGGGACAGGTGATCGTACGGCTCACCCCCCTCTACCAGGGAGTCGAACTGCTGCGGGACCTGTCCGCCGGCCGCCTCACCCCGGGGACGGCGGGCCACGTCTGCTATCTGCTGGCCATGTCCGTGGCCGGATTCATGCTCGCCCGGCGCCGGTTGAGCCGGCTGCTGGCCAACTGA
- a CDS encoding L,D-transpeptidase, with protein sequence MGVSHISNRSEQQPGGWSRRGILGVLGAVPAVALTGCSSGSADASENTTTGTGTSGSASTKASPAAKQPVISVTPADGTKKAAFTSPVEVTVTDGTLASVKVTGNDGSTLAGSLDEAGTTWTSTANPYSGTKYTVTAQVEGAAAQTATFTTKSPGETFVGYFTPEANSTSGVGMPVSINFSHAVSDKAAVEKAITVTAEPAVEIVGHWFSDTRLDFRPKTYWAAGTTITLGLRLKDVEGTNGVYGMQSKDVTFHIGRAQISTVDLSSKEMVVERDGATLATYPVSGGDSDHTTWSGIMVISERFKQTRMESSTVGLGDEYDISDVPHAQRLTTSGTFIHGNYWASTSIFGSRNTSHGCVGLHDTKGANDSSVAGYEFYASSMLGDVVIVKNSGEKTVDAANGLNGWNLSWADWTAGSAL encoded by the coding sequence GTGGGCGTCTCGCACATATCGAACCGGTCCGAACAGCAGCCGGGGGGCTGGTCCCGGCGCGGGATCCTGGGCGTGCTCGGGGCCGTCCCGGCCGTCGCACTGACGGGGTGCAGCTCCGGGTCGGCGGACGCCTCGGAGAACACGACGACCGGGACCGGGACGTCGGGTTCCGCGTCCACGAAGGCCTCGCCGGCCGCCAAGCAGCCGGTGATCTCAGTCACTCCCGCCGACGGCACCAAGAAGGCGGCCTTCACCAGCCCCGTCGAGGTGACCGTGACCGACGGCACGCTCGCCTCCGTGAAGGTGACGGGCAACGACGGCTCGACGCTCGCGGGCTCCCTCGACGAGGCCGGGACCACGTGGACATCCACGGCCAACCCGTACTCCGGGACGAAGTACACGGTCACCGCCCAGGTGGAGGGCGCCGCCGCGCAGACGGCCACCTTCACCACCAAGTCCCCGGGCGAGACCTTCGTCGGCTACTTCACCCCCGAGGCGAACTCCACCTCCGGCGTGGGCATGCCGGTCTCGATCAACTTCTCGCACGCCGTGTCCGACAAGGCCGCCGTGGAGAAGGCGATCACGGTGACCGCCGAGCCGGCCGTGGAGATCGTCGGGCACTGGTTCAGCGACACCCGGCTGGACTTCCGGCCGAAGACGTACTGGGCGGCCGGCACGACGATCACCCTCGGTCTGCGGTTGAAGGACGTCGAGGGAACGAATGGTGTATACGGTATGCAGTCGAAGGACGTCACGTTCCACATCGGCCGCGCACAGATCAGCACCGTGGATCTGTCCAGCAAGGAGATGGTGGTCGAGCGGGACGGCGCGACCCTGGCCACCTACCCCGTCTCCGGCGGCGACTCCGACCACACCACCTGGTCCGGGATCATGGTGATCAGCGAGCGGTTCAAGCAGACCCGGATGGAGTCCTCCACGGTCGGCCTCGGCGACGAGTACGACATCTCCGACGTCCCGCACGCCCAGCGCCTGACCACCTCCGGCACCTTCATCCACGGCAACTACTGGGCCTCGACCTCGATATTCGGCAGCCGGAACACCAGCCACGGCTGCGTCGGCCTGCACGACACCAAGGGCGCGAACGACAGCTCCGTCGCGGGCTACGAGTTCTACGCGAGTTCGATGCTCGGCGACGTGGTGATCGTCAAGAACTCCGGCGAGAAGACCGTCGACGCGGCCAACGGCCTCAACGGCTGGAACCTCTCCTGGGCGGACTGGACGGCGGGCAGCGCGCTTTAG